One Nicotiana tomentosiformis chromosome 4, ASM39032v3, whole genome shotgun sequence genomic window carries:
- the LOC104118204 gene encoding probable eukaryotic translation initiation factor 5-1: protein MALQNIGAGNKDDAFYRYKMPRMITKIEGRGNGIKTNVVNMVDIAKALGRPASYTTKYFGCELGAQSKFDEKTGTSHVNGAHDTAKLAGLLENFIKKYVQCYGCRNPETEILITKSQMLTLKCAACGFISDVDMRDKLTTFILKNPPEQKKGSKDKKAMRRAEKERLKEGEAADEEAKKLKKEAAKKKGSSKDGSSKISKKKANVSDEEHSPTGSQADQTEAPPADSDDDVEWQTDTSMAAAQQRIQEQLNAVTASMVMLSATEEKSGKSSPAREEKLKANGQGTGVSNSKESLVAQTNGVKRSNSKEKLVDAKESLADEIKEHLNKGSSVAQLKSFLGSISGTHQDIVDALFEALFGGVGKGFSKEVTKKKIYLAAVLQEDGSQLALLHAIESFCGKSSSEAVKEVALVLKALYDVDMLEEELIVEWYEKGSKSSNKLSPIWKNVKPFVEWLQSAESETEDE from the coding sequence ATGGCTTTGCAAAACATTGGTGCCGGAAACAAGGATGATGCCTTTTACAGGTACAAGATGCCAAGAATGATTACAAAGATAGAAGGTCGTGGAAATGGCATCAAGACTAATGTGGTGAACATGGTTGACATTGCCAAGGCATTGGGCAGGCCAGCATCATACACCACAAAGTATTTTGGCTGTGAACTCGGAGCTCAGTCTAAATTTGATGAGAAAACAGGTACCTCTCATGTTAATGGTGCCCATGACACTGCAAAGCTTGCTGGACTTCTTGAGAACTTCATCAAGAAATATGTTCAATGCTATGGCTGCAGGAATCCTGAAACTGAGATTTTGATCACAAAATCACAGATGTTAACCCTTAAGTGTGCTGCGTGTGGCTTTATCTCTGATGTTGATATGAGGGACAAGCTCACCACATTTATTCTCAAGAACCCTCCTGAGCAGAAGAAGGGATCTAAAGATAAAAAGGCAATGAGGAGGGCTGAAAAAGAACGCCTCAAAGAAGGGGAAGCAGCAGATGAGGAGGCAAAGAAACTCAAGAAAGAGGCTGCAAAGAAAAAAGGTTCCTCAAAGGATGGTTCGTCAAAAATATCTAAGAAAAAGGCCAATGTGTCAGATGAGGAGCACTCTCCCACTGGTAGCCAAGCTGATCAGACCGAAGCGCCACCTGCTGAcagtgatgatgatgttgaatGGCAGACGGACACCTCCATGGCAGCAGCCCAGCAGCGAATTCAGGAGCAGCTGAATGCTGTTACTGCTAGCATGGTTATGCTTTCGGCAACTGAAGAGAAGTCTGGCAAAAGCTCACCAGCACGTGAGGAGAAGCTCAAGGCCAACGGGCAAGGCACTGGTGTTAGTAATTCCAAAGAGTCGCTTGTTGCACAGACCAATGGTGTTAAGCGTAGCAATTCCAAGGAGAAGCTTGTTGATGCTAAAGAGAGTCTTGCTGATGAAATCAAGGAACACCTGAATAAGGGTTCATCTGTGGCTCAGCTGAAGTCCTTCTTGGGCTCTATTTCTGGAACTCATCAAGACATTGTTGATGCATTGTTTGAAGCTCTTTTTGGTGGAGTTGGAAAAGGTTTTTCCAAGGAGGTGACCAAGAAAAAAATTTATCTTGCAGCTGTTCTACAGGAAGATGGTTCGCAGCTAGCTCTACTACATGCTATTGAGTCATTTTGTGGAAAATCAAGCTCAGAAGCTGTAAAGGAGGTTGCGTTGGTTCTGAAAGCACTTTATGACGTTGATATGCTGGAAGAGGAGCTTATTGTGGAGTGGTATGAGAAGGGATCGAAAAGTAGCAACAAACTCTCCCCAATCTGGAAGAATGTTAAGCCATTTGTTGAGTGGCTGCAGAGTGCCGAGTCTGAAACTGAGGATGAGTAA